The Desulfoscipio gibsoniae DSM 7213 genome contains a region encoding:
- a CDS encoding copper amine oxidase N-terminal domain-containing protein, which yields MKKIFITALLSIILILTTFSTALALEEQSIKFHIDGYERPEITAQIVNQTTFVPLRIINNQFSHLQTAWDNNKIVSVTNSKTNEVLKFSLESNIAYKGGKQISLSTPARIINGVTYVPLRFISETMGLFVHWDSMMD from the coding sequence ATGAAGAAAATATTTATTACGGCATTATTAAGCATTATCTTGATATTAACGACTTTTAGCACGGCTTTAGCGCTAGAGGAGCAAAGTATTAAATTCCATATTGATGGTTATGAAAGGCCCGAAATTACAGCTCAAATTGTAAATCAAACCACTTTTGTACCCTTACGCATAATAAACAATCAGTTTTCTCACCTTCAAACAGCTTGGGATAATAATAAAATTGTATCTGTAACCAATTCTAAAACTAACGAGGTCTTGAAATTTTCTTTGGAATCAAATATTGCATATAAAGGCGGTAAGCAAATTTCTTTATCTACTCCAGCTAGAATTATAAATGGAGTTACTTACGTACCCTTGAGATTTATTAGTGAAACTATGGGTTTATTTGTCCATTGGGACTCTATGATGGATTAG